One Candidatus Poribacteria bacterium DNA segment encodes these proteins:
- the miaB gene encoding tRNA (N6-isopentenyl adenosine(37)-C2)-methylthiotransferase MiaB has translation MKNDRLFPLFNKNEIADAPHPPPQVPQDESVSRATSIHARRVYIETYGCQMNVSDSELMAGILAQNGHQTVPHLDDADVVLINTCAIRENAETKVINRLKHLNHRKRRHPELIIGVCGCMAQHLRDRLLDAAPYVDLVMGPDAYRNLPTALDSLAHDVESHVSLTDRDPFVGLRLDKNEDYADIAPIRKEGIRAWLTIQRGCDKMCTFCIVPFVRGRERSLPLKLLVEDVEKLVDQGFKEVVLLGQTVNSYRDNGADFGDLLHTVGEVNGLERVRFTSPHPADATDSMIDAMANSPTVCKHLHLPLQSGSTEVLERMRRTYTAEEYRTLVSKLRERIPDITLTTDIIVGFCAETDEEFMETYQMMADIRYDSAFMFKYSEREGTLAHRALPDDVPETVKGERLEQIIQLQENISAGINTAVVGDTVAVLVEGESRRDADRYHGKTDGFKTTVFPKADSHIGDVVNVRVHSTTAHTLIGQIL, from the coding sequence ATGAAAAACGATAGGCTTTTCCCACTCTTCAATAAAAACGAAATCGCAGACGCACCGCATCCACCGCCACAGGTCCCACAAGACGAAAGTGTTTCTCGGGCAACATCGATACATGCCCGTCGCGTTTACATCGAAACCTACGGGTGCCAGATGAACGTCAGCGACAGTGAACTGATGGCAGGCATTTTGGCGCAGAATGGACACCAGACCGTTCCACATCTCGACGACGCGGATGTCGTCCTCATCAATACCTGCGCGATACGGGAAAACGCCGAAACGAAAGTGATTAATCGGCTGAAGCATCTGAACCACCGGAAACGTCGCCACCCAGAACTCATTATCGGGGTCTGCGGTTGTATGGCGCAACACCTTCGTGACCGACTTTTGGACGCTGCCCCGTATGTGGATCTCGTCATGGGACCGGACGCGTATCGGAATCTACCGACGGCTTTGGATTCTCTGGCACATGATGTCGAATCGCATGTCTCCTTGACGGATCGCGATCCTTTTGTCGGGTTACGGTTAGACAAAAACGAGGATTACGCCGACATCGCGCCTATCCGAAAAGAAGGGATTCGGGCGTGGCTCACCATTCAGCGCGGATGCGATAAGATGTGCACCTTCTGTATCGTCCCTTTCGTTCGCGGTCGAGAACGTAGCCTCCCGCTAAAACTCCTCGTTGAAGATGTCGAAAAACTCGTTGATCAGGGGTTCAAAGAGGTCGTGCTCCTGGGGCAGACCGTTAACTCCTATCGAGATAATGGTGCCGACTTTGGAGATCTCCTCCACACTGTCGGCGAAGTGAACGGATTGGAACGCGTGCGATTTACCTCGCCACACCCCGCAGACGCGACGGACAGCATGATTGATGCTATGGCGAATTCACCAACCGTCTGTAAGCATCTGCACCTCCCTCTACAGTCGGGTTCAACCGAAGTCCTTGAGCGGATGCGGCGCACCTATACAGCGGAGGAATACCGGACACTCGTCTCAAAACTCCGTGAACGCATTCCCGATATTACCCTCACAACCGATATTATTGTCGGTTTCTGTGCTGAAACCGATGAAGAGTTCATGGAAACGTATCAGATGATGGCAGATATCCGATACGATTCAGCGTTCATGTTCAAGTATTCCGAACGTGAGGGAACACTCGCACACAGAGCCTTACCTGATGATGTACCTGAAACAGTAAAGGGAGAACGTCTCGAACAAATCATTCAACTTCAAGAAAACATTTCTGCGGGCATCAACACTGCTGTCGTCGGTGACACCGTCGCAGTGCTTGTAGAAGGCGAATCCCGACGCGACGCAGATAGATACCACGGAAAAACGGACGGTTTCAAGACGACTGTATTCCCGAAAGCGGACAGCCACATCGGAGATGTTGTCAACGTTCGCGTTCACAGCACAACCGCACATACCTTAATTGGACAGATACTCTGA